TTCCGAAAAAAGTTGCAAAATCAATACAAGTTTTACAACCTTTTCTAAATTATATGACCGAGGTTTTAACTACTGACGAAAATGGTCAACCTTTATTTTAAATAAATAATCACAAAAAAATATAAATTATTATGGCTAAAGTACACGCTTATTTAAATTTTAATGGAAATTGCGAAGAAGCTTTCAAATTTTATGAAACTGTTTTTGATATGCAAAATATTGGAATACATAAAATGGGAGATATGCCTGCAAGTCCAGATTTCCAATTACCAGAAAATGCAAAAGATAAAGTAATGCATACTGCTCTATTTATCAATGAATCAACAATGCTTATGGGATCAGATATTGTAGAAGAATTTGGACAGAAATATGTACAAGGAAATAACTCTTATGTTATGTTAGATGCAGAGACTGCTGATGAAGCTAAGAAATTATATGATCGATTATCTGTACATGCAAAAGTAATGGAAATGCCTTTAGGCGAACAGTTTTTTGCGGAATTATTTGCATCATTTATAGATCAATTTGGAATTCCTTGGATGATTCATTTTGAAGGAAATAAGGCTCAGCAGATGTAACGAAACAGTAAAAAACTTTCCTCTTTAGGAGAGTTTTTTTAATGGTATAATCTAAATCCTAATTTAAGGGCTAAAGTAGAATGTTTATCAAACAAAGCATGAACCAATTCTTCTTCGTCATCAATTTCTTTGGCTAAACAAAAATAATATTGATCCAAAATTGTACTGAGAATTGGAGATGAATTTACATATCCCGACAACGCTTTTGCACCTGTTACATCTATAAAATATTGAAAACTTTCATCTTCCAAATCCAAATTCAATGTATTGGCAAAATGAACAATTTTATTTGATAATTTTCCTTGAAATAGTTCAGCTATTTCTTCTAAACTGTAGTAATAATCGTCTATCAGGATTTGATTTCCCTCTCCTTCAACTACTAAATAAATGAGTTTATATTCTCTGAAATAGTTGTCATGATAAAGTAAATTATTGAGACTTTCTTCTAAACCTTCAAAACTATCAGTCGTCTTGTAAACATTTGTAATGTGAAATTCTCGTGCTAAATGTTCTAAAAAATCTAACAATTGAGAATCGTTTTGCTCTTCTATATCGTCTACACTTTCTAAACAAAATAATTTAAAACCTTCTTCGTCTCTGTAATGATCAAGCTCCATTTGAATATAAATTTTGACTAATTTACAATTCTTACGATTATTTACAACCATTAAAAATTCTGAAATTTTATGAAAGAAAATTCTTTTTCTTTTCAAAAACCGAGAAATAGTCGAACTTTGTATTCTTATTTCAAGAGAATGAAACAACCACAAAGAGTATTCGATTTACCACGATTTCAAGAGAAAAATACACCTAACATTTCGATTTTTAATTACAAAGAAAAAGGAGAATGGAAGGGAATTTCGACAACAGATTTTATCAATCGCGTAAATAATATCTCAAAAGGTCTTATTGCAAATGGTGTTCAGCCTAATGATAAAGTAGCTTTGATAAGTGAAAATCGTTTGGAGTGGAATTTAGTCGATTTTGCAATTCAACAAATAGGAGCAGTAGTTGTCGCTATTTACGCAAATATTTCGGACAACGATTACGAGTTTATTTTGAATGATGCAGAAATAAAACTTTGTATTGTTAGCAATGATCTTTTGTACCAACGATTATTAGGTTTAAAAGATAGAGTACCAAATCTTGAACAAGTTTATACATTTAATACCTATCCGCATACACCAAATTGGATCGAATTAGTTTCGAAAGGAATTTCAGTTTCTGATGAAACCCTTCAAACCTCTATGGATAAAGTAAAAACAACAGATTTAGCAACTTTAATTTACACATCTGGTACAACGGGAAACCCAAAAGGTGTGATGCTTTCTCACGAAAATTTATTAGCTGATGTAAACAGTTCTGAATATTCTTTTCCAGTACAAGCTTATGATAAAGCATTGTCTTTTTTGCCTGCTTGTCATGCGTACGAACGTGTATTTCAGTACGTGTATATCAAAATGGGATTGTCAATTTATTTTGCACAATCAATGGATACTATTGGTCAAGATTTGAAAGAAGTTCAACCTCATATTTTTTCGGCAGTTCCAAGAGTTTTAGAGAAGGTATATGATAGAATTATGTCAAAAGGAGAAGAGTTAACGGGTGTAAAACGAAAACTATTTTTCTGGGCTATTTCATTAGGAGAAAAATATGATTTAGACGAATCAAAACTTTCTTCTTTGTACAAATTTCAATTAAAAATTGCGCGCAAATTAATTTTTTCAAAATGGAAAGCAGCACTTGGAGGAAACATAAAAGGTGTTGCAACAGGAAGCGCAACCTTGCAAACGCGTTTATTAAAATTGTACTTAGCAGCTGGTATTCCAATTTACGAAGGATATGGATTAACTGAGGCTGGACCATGTTTGTCTGTAA
This portion of the Empedobacter stercoris genome encodes:
- a CDS encoding DUF6642 family protein, whose product is MELDHYRDEEGFKLFCLESVDDIEEQNDSQLLDFLEHLAREFHITNVYKTTDSFEGLEESLNNLLYHDNYFREYKLIYLVVEGEGNQILIDDYYYSLEEIAELFQGKLSNKIVHFANTLNLDLEDESFQYFIDVTGAKALSGYVNSSPILSTILDQYYFCLAKEIDDEEELVHALFDKHSTLALKLGFRLYH
- a CDS encoding AMP-dependent synthetase/ligase — protein: MKQPQRVFDLPRFQEKNTPNISIFNYKEKGEWKGISTTDFINRVNNISKGLIANGVQPNDKVALISENRLEWNLVDFAIQQIGAVVVAIYANISDNDYEFILNDAEIKLCIVSNDLLYQRLLGLKDRVPNLEQVYTFNTYPHTPNWIELVSKGISVSDETLQTSMDKVKTTDLATLIYTSGTTGNPKGVMLSHENLLADVNSSEYSFPVQAYDKALSFLPACHAYERVFQYVYIKMGLSIYFAQSMDTIGQDLKEVQPHIFSAVPRVLEKVYDRIMSKGEELTGVKRKLFFWAISLGEKYDLDESKLSSLYKFQLKIARKLIFSKWKAALGGNIKGVATGSATLQTRLLKLYLAAGIPIYEGYGLTEAGPCLSVNCIKRGMRIGTVGLPLIDIEIKLAEDGEILAKGKNIMQGYYKNPEATAEVLKDGWLYTGDIGEWVDGKFLKIIDRKKEMFKTSGGKYIVPQQIEKLLSESIFIEQIMVVGEGRKFPSALIVPLYENCLEWAKQNEPSILNLSREEFIKHPKIQELLANEINKLNVNFGNWEKIKKFHLLPYEFTIEAGELTPTLKMKRKVILEKYKTEIEDIYQ
- a CDS encoding VOC family protein; the protein is MAKVHAYLNFNGNCEEAFKFYETVFDMQNIGIHKMGDMPASPDFQLPENAKDKVMHTALFINESTMLMGSDIVEEFGQKYVQGNNSYVMLDAETADEAKKLYDRLSVHAKVMEMPLGEQFFAELFASFIDQFGIPWMIHFEGNKAQQM